GGGGTGGTTGCCCGGATCCTCGGACCGCTTTTCGGTCCGGACTCATATGTCGGGCGCGACTTGGTGATATTCGGACCGACACTCGCCGGCCTGGGTCTCGTCGGCGTCTCCGTCAGCCTGCTCGTTTGGGCCGTCAAAAGCTCGTCTAACCGACAACCAACCGCGCCCGCCGGCTGGTATCCCGACCTCCACGACGCCACTCTGCTGCGCTACTTCGACGGCGAGATATGGACTCAGCAAACCGCACCGCGCCTCCCCGGCCCGTAGTCGACGCGTCGCGATTGCCATCGCGATGTCGGCTCTCACCGCCTCTCCCCTGCCACACCTTCCGGATACGCAGCAGCGCCAGCCGGTTGTGTCATCCCCGGCCTACGTTGAATCACCGAAACGTCCGAGTGACCTCACCCGTCACGCTGGGTCATTTTGGCCACGGCTCCTCGACGCCAACGGCTACCGCAAGCTGCCCAAGCTCGTGGGCCCGTCCACGATTAGGGCGTGTCTGGCCCCTCGAAACGGCCCGACTGCCCGGGGGACACCACCAGGGTGGACACTATGGCGTGGCCCTTTCTGCAACAGTGTTCAAAGTAGAACTTGGCGTCTCCGATGTCGATCACGGCTACTACGCCGATCACACGCTGACCGTGGCCCGTCATCCCAGTGAGACCGATGAGCGGATGGTGGTGCGGCTGTTGGCGTTTGGCCTGCGCGCACACCGACTCGGCGACGTCGACGGTGAGTTGGCATTCGGGGCGGGCCTGTTCACCCCTGGCGTACCGGACTTGCGGCTCGCCGATTACACGGGCCGAATCCTGGAGTGGATCAGTGTCGGCCAGCCCGACGAACGCGCCTTGGGCAAGGCTGCCGGCCAGGCCGACCAGGTGCTGCTTTTCCCGTTCGCCGCCGGCGTGGCCACCTGGTGGCGCACCGTCGGCCCCAAAGTGGCGGGGCTGGCGAACCTGTCGGTGCTGCAGATACCGCACGCTCCGGTGCAGCAACTGGCCCAGTCTGTCGATCGACGGGTCTCGGCCCAGGTGATGGTGATCGAAGGTCAGGTGACGATGACCGTGGGCGGAGTAGACGTCACCTTCACGCCCGAGCCATTGCAGTGAACGCCTGAGCCCGAGGTCCTAGTCCTGCCGGGCGGCACACATGCCTCGCGGCCCGCACGTCCGAGCGAAAGCCGTTGGCCCGGGGAACAATCCTACGATGTGAAGAGTTCGTCGAGGTGCTGATCGATGGCGGCGAGGGCCTCCCCGGGATTGATGACCTCCAGGTCGAGAAGGGGTGTCAGGCCGGTCAGCGCGAGGATGCGGTCGGTCTCGGTGTTCGCGTCGCGATCACGAGCAATCTGTCCCTCACTGATCGCTTGCGCGATAAGTACTTTGACACGCTCCCGCCCCTGGCGTAGGCCGTCGCGCGTATGATCGCGAATCGTGTTGTCGTGCAGTGCTTCGAGAACGTAGGCGGCATTCATTCGGCTCGTCGCACGCGCATCGTCGTGCAGCGGCAGCATTTCGATGAGTATCAATCGCAGGACGTCTCGAGGATGCGGCGCCGCACCGAGCGCCTCCAGACCGCGCGCCACTCGCTGAGCAGTCTGCTCGGCAGCGAAGTCCATCGCGAACGAAAGCAACTCCTGACGACTCGCGAAGTAGTGCTGGAGTTGGCCGTGTGACATCTCGGCCTCCTTCGCCACCTCACGCAGGCTCAGACGCAGAACCCCACGTTGATCCACCACGCGCCACAGGGCGCGAGCGATGGTTTCGCGACGTTCTCGATGGTCGACCTGTTTCGGCAACGCGCACCCCTTCCGCCTATTACCATACATCTGACATAATACAGTTGACATGGAAAGGTGTGGGAATGACCGGTCGGTCGAGGAACGTCCAAGCACGCAGTGGGGACCGCGACCGGTCGAGCCGGGCGGTGGCTGACGCCGCACCGCACGTCCTCCCCCGAGGGCGCGGCCGTTTCGAGTTGGGGTGTGCGCGATGACCGCATTCGCCGACCCTGAGCTGGAGGCGGCATATTTCGCGGCCTACGACGCGGTGATGGCGTCTTGGCCGGTGCCGGCCAAGACGGTAGATCTTTCGGGGCGGTACGGAACGACACGAGTCACGTCCGCAGGCCCGACCGCGGCGCCGTCGCTGGTCCTGCTCCATGGATACAGTGGCACGGCCGGAATGTGGTACCCGGTAGTCGGTTCGATGGCCGAGGAGCATCACGTGCGGGCCGTGGACACCATAGGCGAGCCGGGCCGCAGTCGACACACCGGCGCTGCCTTGACCAGTATGGATGATCTCGTGGATTGGCTCGCGGAAACTTTCGATCTGCTCGAGCTACCCGCCGCCGATCTGTGCGGCCAGTCCCTGGGCGGGCACCTCGCGTTCCGGTTCGCGCTCGCCCATCCCGAACGGGTGCGGCGGCTGGTGCTGCTCGATCCGCCTCTGGTCTTCGCCGGGCTCAGCCCAGAATTCGAGGAGTTGGGCCGGAATCGCGACCCGCACCCGACTTTCGAGAATGCCCGCGCGATGCTGGCATCGGGCGCCCCCGGGAGCGGGCCTGCGCATCTCGAGGCCTACTTCGATCTGCTCGCTCGCGGGGCCGCTCACTTCCCGGCCTCGCCGATCGTTCATCCCCATCTGCCGGACGGGCTGACGCACCTGCCGGTCCCGACCCTCGTCGCTCTGGCTGGGGCGAGCCAGGTGCATGATTCAGACGCGGCCGCGGAAGTCGCGCGGCGTGCCGGGGCGCACACGGTGATTCTCCCCGGTGCGGGGCACGGCCTCCTGGCCGACGTCGAACCCGTCCGCAGTCTTGTCCTCGAACACCTCCGGCGGAAGGACTCGCCGACCTGATTGCGGACGGTCCCCCCGTTGGTGGCTACGGGACGGATCTCGTTCGTCTTAGGTATACGAGCCCAAAACCACCCGGAAATGAGCGTCTCTCCCCCAACACATTTCGCCGCCGTCACCGGTCGCTCGTGTTTCGACCCAGCAGGTCGCGTTCCAGGAAATCTCGGAAGATCTGCGCGAGATTCGTCGCGATGGGGTCGGAGTAATCACCGAGTCGGTTTCCGAGTTGAAAGGCCTCATTGACAACGGCCCGACGTGGCAGCTCAGCACGGACCTCGCCGCCGAATTCCGTCTGTACCCGTTCCCTGATCGACTGGTCGATGCCGTTTCTACGGTCGAAACCGGATAGAACTACACCACACCACCTGAGTGGATGTGTTCGTTGGATACGCTCAACTCGGTCACGGGCCTCGCGGGCTTTGCGTACCGCATCAAGGGTCGGAGTGATCGGGGCGAACGCAACATCACCTAGATGCATTGCCAAGGCTTCCAAGGAGCCAGTGCGACCACCGGTGTCGATCAAGACGACCTCATAGCGGCCAAAGATGCCGGCAGCGTCAAAGATGGCCCGCAACAATCCGGTGTCCGGTGCGCCGAAGCCTGCAACACGGCCTAAGGACGCACCTGCAGGTAGCAAATCGATGCCGGGCCACCTGGTTTCAATGATCTCCTCATCGATTCGCTTCGCGCCCTTGTCGGGATTCCCCCAAAAACTGATATCGGCATCCTCAAGGACTGAACCCAAGCCGGTCGAATGCTGCGACACTCCAAAGTGATTAGACAGATTTCGCTCTGGGTCTGCGTCGACCAACAATGCGGAGATCCCGGCCCGCGAGGCCTCCCCCGCCAGCATCATCTGCCATAGCGTTTTCGCTGTTCCGCCCTTACCGGAAAGCACCAGCACCGAAACAGCTACCATCGCGAGCCTCTATGCAATGCCTGACTCACCTCGCTGCATTCCCCCATCGTGGTCGCGTTGTTGCCAGACACCGCGCGCTCTCAGCCTATATGTCGAACAGCGGATCGAACTCCACCCGAGTCGACGTCTACAGGAATCGGGATTGTCCGGGGCCGACTACGAGGTCCTGGCGGCTTTCATCGACCGGTTCACCCCAGCTGAGCTCGACAAGCTCGCAACCCTCAACGAACGAATCATGCATCACTTGGATACCGGAGACTCCTCGGGCGAAGACGAGCCGTCATACACCAGCCGTCGCCCCCTCGACATCTACTACAGGACGTCGTAGCTTGAGGTGATGAGGGTGGGGATCATCGGTGGCGGTTTCGCGGGATTGGCGGCGGCCATTGCATTTCGGCAAGTCGGTCACGACGTCTCGGTGTTCGAGAAATCCCTTGGACCATCCGTTGCCGGCGGCGCTATCTCCCTCGCCCCGAATGCGCTCACTTGCTTGTCGATCCTCGGCGTTCGAGGACGTGTCGTGACTGAACCGTGGTCACGCATGCCTGCCACCGTGCGCACTTCGGATGGTGCTGTACTCATCCGCCGAACGCTTGCGCAGCTCACCGGTGGAGATCGGTACGCCGCAGTGGCGCGCAGTCAGCTACTCAGCTGGTTGACCGAAAGGCTTCCGCCCGACTGTCTGCACTACTCCAGCATCGTGACTGGGGTGCGTACGGACGGTGTCGTGGTCATCGACGGGAGGGAACGCCGTTTTGATCTGGTCATCGGCGCGGACGGAACACGGGGCATTGTCAGAAAATCGCTCTGGCCGGACGCACCTCCACCGCACTCCACCGGAATCACAGGATGGGCCTGGATCGTCGACCGGCAACTCGATGCCGGTTTCGGACCAATCTGGGGCCGTACAACAGATTTCGGGATCTTGCCCCTCGTCGATGGCCGTACCTACATCTACGGCGGAACCCGGGAAGACGGAACCGAACTGCACGCGTACCGCCGCTGGCCGGCACCACTCCCGACGCTTATCGACGCCGCGGATCCCAACCGCATGGTCGCCGTGGAAATTTTCGAAGCCCGACCACCGCGCCAACTCGTACGCGGCAAAGTCGCACTCATCGGCGATGCCGCCCACACGATGCGCCCGACGTTCGGCCAAGGCGCAGCACTGGCCATGGAAGACGCCGTCACTTTAGCCAAGGGTGGCGCCGAGGGCCTGGCCAAACGCAGGGCGCGAATCCTCACGCTGTACACCGCCTCAAAGGCTGGATCGCATTTCGCAACCCCAGGCCTTCACACTGCGGAAACCGTCCGAAATCTGGCTTTACGGCTCACGCCTGACGCTATCTTCGGTCTCATGGCGGGGGCGGTCAGCCACTGGCGGCCGGCGGGAATGGGCATCGGCACGCTGGGCTCGCGCACCAATACCTGAGCTGCGCTACACGCCGCCGCGGCGCAGCATCCGACCCTGCGCGGTCTGGAAGTCAATCTTCTTGCCGCGCAACCAGGTACCCCGCACCACACCGGCCAGTGCCCGTCCGTCATACGGGCTGATCGGGTTCTTGTGGTGCAGCTTGTGCACGTCGACCACCTGTGCGGACTCGGGCTCGAAGATCGCGAAATCGGCGTCGTAGCCCAGCGCGATCTTGCCCTTGGTGTTCAACCCGGCAAGTGCGGCGGGCTTGGCCGCCATCCAGTCGATCACCTGCGTGAGAGCTATCCCCCGACGCTTGGCTTCGGTCCAGATCAACGACAGACCCAGCTGCAGCGACGCGACACCGCCCCAGGCGACGCCGAAGTCGCCGTTCTCGACGTCCTTCAGATCGACCGTCGACGGTGAGTGGTCGGAGACGATGCAGTCGATCGTGCCGTCGAGAAGGCCCTGCCACAGCAGCTCACGATTCGACGCCTCACGGATCGGCGGGCAGCACTTGAATGCCGTTGCGCCGTTGGGGATCTCCTCGGCGAGCAGCGTCAAGTAGTGCGGACACGTCTCGACAGAGATCTTGACGCCGTCACGCTTTGCGGTCGCCAGCATCGGCAGTGCGTCCGAGGACGACAGGTGCAGGATATGCGCGCGGGCGCCGGTCCACCGAGCACGCTCGATCACCTCGGCGATCGCCACGTTCTCGGCGCCGCGCGGCCGCGACGCGAGGAAGCGTTCGTACCGGTCCCCCTCGGCTGTGGGGGCATGGTCGATGGCGCGAGAGTCCTCGGCGTGCACGATCATCATGGAGTCGAAGTCGGCCAGCACGGCCATGTCCTTCTCCATCTCATCCGCGTCGAGATGCGGGAACTCGTCGACGCCGGAGTGCAGCAGGAAGCATTTGAAGCCGAACACGCCTTCGTCATGCAGACCGCGCAGATCGTCGGTGTTGCCCGGAATCGCGCCGCCCCAGAACCCGACATCGATGTGCGTCTTGCCCGATGCCGCCGCACGCTTGGCATTCAGTGCTTCGACGTTGACCGTCGGCGGGATCGAGTTCAGCGGCATGTCGATCAGCGTGGTCACACCGCCCGCCGCCGCCGCGCGGGTAGCGGAGTCGAACCCCTCCCACTCCGTGCGGCCCGGCTCGTTGACGTGCACGTGCGTATCGACCAGGCCGGGGATCATGACCTGCGCGTCGGTCAGTTCGATGATCTCCGCGCCGGTGAGGCCGCTGCCCAGCGGCTCGATCGCGACGACGCGACCGTCGCGGATGCCGATTTCGCGGGCGACGATTCCCGCCGTCGTCAGCGTGCGCTCGCCGCGGACCACCAGGTCGAAATCGGGTTGGTTGGACCGGTCCCCTGCGTCGGCGGTCATCGGCAGCTCTCCATGGCTACGAGCATAATTCCTCATCGTGGAAATGAAACTCCATACTGTGGCCGACACTAGATGTGAGCGCCGACACAGTCAATCGTGCCAAAAGCTTGACAGGTGATGTGCAGATACGACTTACTTACTGAATCCGTGGAATATTACTTCCACAGAGTGGAATGTTTGCGACGGCGTCGATGTCGTCGCTCCGACCGTGACAGGCGTATCCATGACCACTGAGTCCACCGGGCTGATCGGCGACTCCAACCGCACCGATGCCACCCCGTTCGCCGACGTGAGTCCGCATCTGTACAACCCCGATCTCGCGCCTACCAAGCGTGAAGGTCGGCGTTGGGGCGCGTACAACATCTTCACGTTGTGGGCCAACGACGTGCACAGCCTGGGCAACTATTCGTTCGCCATCGGACTGTTCGCCCTCGGCCTCGGTGGGTGGCAGATCCTGGTGGCGCTCGGACTCGGCGGCGCCTTCCTCTTCTTACTGCTCAACCTGTCCGGGTTCATGGGAGAGAAGACCGGTGTCCCGTTCCCGGTGATGAGCCGCATCGCCTTCGGCATCCGCGGAGCGCAGATCCCCGCCATCATCCGCGGTGCGGTCGCGATCGCATGGTTCGGCATCCAGACCTACCTCGCGTCGGTGGTGCTGCGCATCCTGATCATCGCGCTCGCACCGTCGGCGGCGACCCTCGACTCGAACAGCTTCTTGGGGCTGTCGACGCTCGGCTGGATCTCGTTCGTCGCACTGTGGGCGATCCAGGTGGTCATCGTCAGCTACGGCATGGAAATGATCCGCAAGTACGAGGCCTTCGCCGGTCCGGTCATTCTGATCACGATGGTCGCGCTCGCGATCTGGATGCTCAACAACGCCGACTGGTCCATCGCGTGGACGACGCCCGACTCGCTGACCGGCGTCGACATGTGGCTGAAGATCATCGGCGGCGCCAGCTTGTGGGTCGCGATCTACGGCACGTTCGTCCTCAACTTCTGCGACTTCACCCGTAACGCGACGTCGAAGCGGGCGATCGTGAAAGGCAACTTCTGGGGCATCCCGCTCAACATGCTGGTGTTCGGCGGCATCGTCATCACGCTGGCCGGCGCTCAGTTCCGCATCGACGGACGCATCATCGACGCACCCGCCGACATCGTCAAGGAAGTCCCGAACACCCTGCTGCTGGTGCTCGCCGCACTCGCGCTGCTGATCCTGACGGTGGCCGTGAACATGATGGCCAACTTCGTCGCACCGATCTATGCGCTCAACAACCTGTTCCCGAAGCACCTGAACTTCCGTCGCGCAGCACTCATCTCGGCCGTCATCGGCCTGGTGATCCTGCCGTGGAACCTGTACAACTCCCCTGCCGTCATCAACTACTTCCTCGGTGGCCTCGGCGCGATCCTCGGGCCGCTGTTCGGCATCATCATGGCCGACTACTGGCTGGTGCGTCGCTCCAACATCAATGTTCTGGCCCTGTTCACGACCGACGCCAATGGCGAATACCACTACGCAAAGGGCATCAATGTGCGTGCCGTGGTCGCCCTCGTCATCACGGCGGTTGTGGCACTTCTGCTCGCGTTCGTTCCGGCGTTCAAGGTCGTCTCGGAGTTCTCCTGGTTCATCGGCGCGGGACTGGGTGCGATCGTGTACCTGGTGGTCGCAGACCGCCGGGGCCCGTTCAACGATGTCTCCGGCGAACCGATCGCCGTGGCCAGCACGCACTAGTAGGGATGCCATGAGAATCCTCGTAGCCAACGTCAACACGACGGTCTCGATGACCGATGCGATCGCCGAGTCGGCGCGCGGCGTCGCGTCGCCGGGTACCGAGATCGTCGGCATCACACCGCGTTTCGGGGCGGACTCGTGCGAAGGAAACTTCGAGAGCTATCTCGCGGCGATCGCAGTCATGGACGCGATCACGTCATACACCGAGCCGTTCGACGCGGTGATCCAGGCCGGCTACGGCGAGCACGGTCGGGAAGGTCTGCAGGAGTTGCTCGACGTCCCGGTCGTGGACATCACCGAGGCGGCCGCGTCGACGGCGATGTACCTCGGGCACAAGTATTCGGTCGTCACCACGCTCGACCGCACCGTCCCGCTGATCGAAGACCGCCTCAAGCTCGCCGGCCTCGACGCACGGTGCGCGTCGGTGCGGGCGTCGGGACTGGGTGTGCTCGAACTCGAGTCGGATCCGGAACGGGCCGTCGAAGCGATCGTCCGCCAGTCGCGAGAGGCGGTCGAGAACGATCACGCCGAAGTGATCTGTCTCGGCTGTGGTGGTATGGCCGAACTCGAGGCGAAGGTCAGGGCCGCGACCGGCGTCCCGATCGTCGACGGGGTCCGCTCGGCGGTCACCATCGCCGAAGGTCTGGTCCGCATGGGCTTGTCCACCTCGAAGGTGCGCACCTACGCGACGCCGCGGCAGAAGAAGGTCATCGGCTGGCCATTCCAGTTGTAGGCCAACCACATACGACGAGGCCGGGCACCTGATCGGGTGCCCGGCCTCGTCGTATGTCAGAGCCTGATCTGTCGGTTGACGTCCTTGTACAACAGGTAGCGGAAGTTCGACGGCCCGCCCGCGTAGCACGCCTGCGGGCAGAACGCGCGCAGCGAGAGGAAGTCGCCCGCCTGGACTTCGACCCAGTCTCCGTTGAGGTGATAGACGGCCTTGCCTTCGAGCATCAGGAGGCCGTGTTCCATGACGTGGGTCTCGGCGAACGGAATGGTCGCGCCGGGTTCGAAGGTGACGATGTTGACGTGCATGTCGTACGCCAGGTCCTGCGGGTCGAGCATGCGCGTGGTGCGCCACTTGCCGTCGGTCCCGGGCATGGCTGACGGCTCGATGTCCTGCTCGTTGCCGAACTTGACTGATGGAGTGCGACCGTCGATGGCCTCGTACCGCTTGCGGATCCACACGAAAGTCGCGTCGGCGTCGCCGTTGTTGTGGGCCGACCAGTCGGTGCCCGCCGGAAGGTAGGCAAAACCGCCCTCGGTGAGTACCTGCGACTGGCCCGCCGCGTCGACGGTGAGCGCACCGGACGTGACGAACAGGAAGCTCTGCACCTCGGGCTGCGGCTCGGGGCGCTGCGCCCCGCCGCCCGGCTTGACCTCGACGATCGCCTGGTAATACGTCGTCGCACCACCGGCGACCGGTCGGTTGATGATCCAGGCGCGCGTATCGGTCCACTCCGGGAACACCGAGGTGACGATGTCGGAGAGGACGCCGCGCGGGATGACCGTGTAGGCCTCGGTGACGATGGCGCGGTCGGTCAGCAGATCGGTCTGCGGGGGCAGGCCGCCGCGGGGCGTGTAGTACGACGCTTCGGTCCTTGGGGGGGTCACTGATTGCTCCTGGTTGTGCGGCCGAGCGCGATGTCGCGCACGGTGGAGGTGGGGAGATCGGTGGCAATCTCGATCTCGTCGGCGGTGAGGGCGCCGCACACGCTGCCGCGATGGATCACGTTCGCGAGTGCGCGGGCGGTGGCCGGCTCGTCCATGACGGTCGAGTCGAGTCGGTGGACGTAGTTGCGCAGGCGCGTCGCGGCGGGCGCGAAGGCACCGCGATAGAACGCGTAGGTCGCCAGGTATCGGGTGACGAGTTGAGCGGGGTGCATGTCCCAGCCCTGGTAGATGCCCCGTTCGAGGTGGCGCCGGACGAGGCGCGCGTGCAGCTTCCATGCCATGGCGACGTTGTCGGGGTCGCCGACCGGCAGGATATTGGTCGAGCCGTCGGACAGGTGGACACCCGTACCCGCGACGGCGAGTTGCATGACGTTCTTGGCGTGATCTGCCGCCGGGTGTTCCATCGACTGGTAAGCGGCGGCGATTCCGAGGGAGGCCGAGTAGTCGTAGGTCCCGTAGTGCAGCGAGCTGACGCGGCCCTGGCCGGCGTGGATGAACTGGGCGACGGGTGCGCGGCCGTCGGCGCCGAGGATCGCCTGCGGTGTCTCGACCTGCACCTCGAAGCGGATGCGGCCGGCCGGCAGTTCGTTCGCAGCCTCGAGCGCGCTCGCGACGACGACTATCGCCTCGACCTGGTCGACGGACGTCACCTTGGGGAGGGTGAGGGTGAGGCCGTCGGGTAGGCCGCCGGATTCGACGAGTCCGCTGACGAACATGTCGAGCGTGCGCAGGCCGCGCGCCCGGGTGCCCGCCTCGAAGCACTTGAAGCGGGTGCCGACGAACGGCGTCGAGGTACCCGCGTCGAGCGCGATCCGCAGTGCGGCGATCGCCTGCGCGACATCGGCGTCCTCCGTCGCGTCGTCGAAAGTGCCGTAGCCGTCCTCGAAGTCGATGCGGAGGTCTTCGATCGGCTCGGTGGCGAGCTTGTGCTCGACGAGGGTTGCGAGCGTGTCGGGCGCACAGTCGGTTCCGCTGCTCGCGCCGACGAGTGCGGCCACCGCGTCGAGCCCGCCGGCGTCCTTCGCGGCCGCGAGGGCGGTAGATCCCCAGTCGGCAGGCATGGTCGCCGTGTACCGGTTGCCCGGGATGTAGACGGTGTGGACCGGCTGTCGACGGCCGTCATCACCGGGGTATTGGTTCACCAGTTGTGAGTCGGCGGCCGAGAGACGGCGATCGACGTCTGCCAGCACCGCATCGTCGAGGCGTCGTGTCACAGGTGTCCCCTCCTCCCCTGTCGGAAGTTTCCGTCAAAACAGAATTCCACATTGTGGAGTTTAACGCGAGTGTAATGGGCGCACGATGTGCGTTTCTTCGCCGAAACACTTTTTCCATATTGCGGAAACTATGCTGTGCATGTTGGATGGAACGAAAATCATCGATCGGAAGTGGACTGTATGGCTGAGAAGTCGGGTGGCGTGCAGTCGGTGGAGCGCGCCTTCGAGTTGATGGAACTGATCGGACGTGCCGGAGGAGAGTGCTCGCTCACGGAGTTGTCGGCAGAGTCTCCGTTGCCGCCACCGACGATTCACCGTCTCCTGCGCACGTTGGTCGGCATCGGTTACGTGCGTCAACTGCCCAATCGCCGCTACGCGCTGGGGCCGAGATTGATTCGGCTCGGTGAAGTGGCGAACCGCCAGCTGGGCGCGGTCGCCGCTCCGGTGCTGCAGTCGTTGGTCGACGAACTGTCGGAGACGGCGAGTCTCGCAGTGCTCGACGGCGACATGGTGATCTACACCGGACAGGTTCTGCCTCCGACGCTGGCGCGGGCCAACAGTGAGGTAGGCAAGCGCGTCGGTCTGCACACAACCGGTGTGGGCAAGGCGGTCCTGGGTGAGTTGGACGACGCACGCATTCTGAAACTGGTCACGCAGTCTGGATTTCCCGCACCGACCGAGAACAGTGCGTCGACCCTTTCTGCGGTGTTCGCCAACGTCGAACGCGTGCGCGTCGACGGCTATGCGATCGACAACGAGGAGTTCGAGATCGGTGTTCGCTCCGTCGCGATGGCGGTGCCCGGCGCTCCGACACCGATGGCGATCGGCATCTCCGGGCCCACGGCTCAAGTCAGTGAGGAGTTGATCGCTCGAGCCGTTCCGGCACTGAAGAAGGCGACCGGCGTAATCTCAGAAGCCTTGATCGGGGCAAGGGAGCGGTAAACCTCATTCGCCGCGCCGCACATTGGTTTCTGATGTCGTCCACCGTATTTCACCGGTCGTGTGCCGGAAACGGGCCAAGGACTCCGCGCTCCCGCAGCGCCGGCGCCCAGCGCCCGACAGCCGTAGTGATTTCGCGGTCGAAGATCGACCAACGATCTTGGCCCCCGAAGCAATCGTGCAACGTCGATACGTATTCCGTCAGCGTGTCGATATCGTCGATGGCGGCCAGGTATCGACAGGTCTTGTCGTATTCGATCAGCAAGTTGTGGTTGACGGCGTATCGCACCAACTGCTTTGTGGTGCTTGTTCGTTCCATCTCGGTCAGCACCAGATCTAAGCCGTCGCAGAGCGCGGCAGCGAATTGCCGCATATCGGTGCGATGATCGAAACGCACCTCGTGGGGCAGATCGGATACCAAATGCTCCCAACGACGTTGCAGTAGCGAACCTTTGAGTGGGTGCTCCACCCGCTCGTATCCAGGGCACGCGGTGTCGACCTCAGCCGAACCGATACCCACGTTGACAAAGAATCCATGCCACGACATCGTGCCGTTGTGCCGGTCGGCTTGAAAGTTGAGCACGTCGTAGAGCGGTCCCCGTTCCCGCTCGAAGCTGGACCCGGATACGTCGAAACCGCGCGCTCGCAGGAAGGGGCCGACATCGGCGGAAACCATTGTTGCGTACGCACGTTGCAATGAACCATCGGCTGTCCCCCCACCCATGATCCCAAGGGTAAGTCGCCGACACAGTCGTTCCGTACACCAATTTTCGGGCGCCGGTCGTGATGCGCAGGGACGGGCCGACGGTCAGAACCGGCGACGCGGATCCCGGCCGTTCCAGGCGACGAGGCGGTCGATGGCGGGGGCATCATCGGGGATCGGGACGGCCTCGGCGAACGGGACGGCGACCTCGTCGAAACCCCGCGCCGCCGAGATCTCCTCATAGAGGTCTCGGCGGTTCTCGGCCGGGAGAATCTGACGTGCCCCGTCGAACGCCGCGGCCACGACCGTGTCGTCCCAGTCGGGCTGCCGGCCGGTCGCTGTCGCAAGATCCCATGTGTGGACGGTCAGCTCGGAAAAGTAGGACGCCAGCACCTCGGCGCCGTTCCCTGCGATCCACGGCAGAGCCATGGGTCGTACGAGGACGGCGTCGTCGCTCCAGGCAGCCGCGGCCCGTCTCCCCGACTCTCGCCACGCATCGGTCCAGCGATCGTCGGCGACAGCGGTTTCGGTGACTGCGAATGGATCGTCGCCGCGGCCGAGCGCGGTAATTCGGTCAAGCACACCGACGAGGTGGGCGAGCAAGGCTCGCACATCCATCTCTGTGCATGGCGTCGGATCCGTGAGTTGCGATGG
The genomic region above belongs to Mycolicibacterium sp. HK-90 and contains:
- a CDS encoding DUF2510 domain-containing protein; the encoded protein is MNLKRTSAKAALAFGILFVIGVVARILGPLFGPDSYVGRDLVIFGPTLAGLGLVGVSVSLLVWAVKSSSNRQPTAPAGWYPDLHDATLLRYFDGEIWTQQTAPRLPGP
- a CDS encoding YaeQ family protein, with the protein product MALSATVFKVELGVSDVDHGYYADHTLTVARHPSETDERMVVRLLAFGLRAHRLGDVDGELAFGAGLFTPGVPDLRLADYTGRILEWISVGQPDERALGKAAGQADQVLLFPFAAGVATWWRTVGPKVAGLANLSVLQIPHAPVQQLAQSVDRRVSAQVMVIEGQVTMTVGGVDVTFTPEPLQ
- a CDS encoding TetR/AcrR family transcriptional regulator codes for the protein MPKQVDHRERRETIARALWRVVDQRGVLRLSLREVAKEAEMSHGQLQHYFASRQELLSFAMDFAAEQTAQRVARGLEALGAAPHPRDVLRLILIEMLPLHDDARATSRMNAAYVLEALHDNTIRDHTRDGLRQGRERVKVLIAQAISEGQIARDRDANTETDRILALTGLTPLLDLEVINPGEALAAIDQHLDELFTS
- a CDS encoding alpha/beta fold hydrolase — translated: MTAFADPELEAAYFAAYDAVMASWPVPAKTVDLSGRYGTTRVTSAGPTAAPSLVLLHGYSGTAGMWYPVVGSMAEEHHVRAVDTIGEPGRSRHTGAALTSMDDLVDWLAETFDLLELPAADLCGQSLGGHLAFRFALAHPERVRRLVLLDPPLVFAGLSPEFEELGRNRDPHPTFENARAMLASGAPGSGPAHLEAYFDLLARGAAHFPASPIVHPHLPDGLTHLPVPTLVALAGASQVHDSDAAAEVARRAGAHTVILPGAGHGLLADVEPVRSLVLEHLRRKDSPT
- a CDS encoding ParA family protein — translated: MVAVSVLVLSGKGGTAKTLWQMMLAGEASRAGISALLVDADPERNLSNHFGVSQHSTGLGSVLEDADISFWGNPDKGAKRIDEEIIETRWPGIDLLPAGASLGRVAGFGAPDTGLLRAIFDAAGIFGRYEVVLIDTGGRTGSLEALAMHLGDVAFAPITPTLDAVRKAREARDRVERIQRTHPLRWCGVVLSGFDRRNGIDQSIRERVQTEFGGEVRAELPRRAVVNEAFQLGNRLGDYSDPIATNLAQIFRDFLERDLLGRNTSDR
- a CDS encoding FAD-dependent monooxygenase, which translates into the protein MGIIGGGFAGLAAAIAFRQVGHDVSVFEKSLGPSVAGGAISLAPNALTCLSILGVRGRVVTEPWSRMPATVRTSDGAVLIRRTLAQLTGGDRYAAVARSQLLSWLTERLPPDCLHYSSIVTGVRTDGVVVIDGRERRFDLVIGADGTRGIVRKSLWPDAPPPHSTGITGWAWIVDRQLDAGFGPIWGRTTDFGILPLVDGRTYIYGGTREDGTELHAYRRWPAPLPTLIDAADPNRMVAVEIFEARPPRQLVRGKVALIGDAAHTMRPTFGQGAALAMEDAVTLAKGGAEGLAKRRARILTLYTASKAGSHFATPGLHTAETVRNLALRLTPDAIFGLMAGAVSHWRPAGMGIGTLGSRTNT
- the allB gene encoding allantoinase AllB, giving the protein MTADAGDRSNQPDFDLVVRGERTLTTAGIVAREIGIRDGRVVAIEPLGSGLTGAEIIELTDAQVMIPGLVDTHVHVNEPGRTEWEGFDSATRAAAAGGVTTLIDMPLNSIPPTVNVEALNAKRAAASGKTHIDVGFWGGAIPGNTDDLRGLHDEGVFGFKCFLLHSGVDEFPHLDADEMEKDMAVLADFDSMMIVHAEDSRAIDHAPTAEGDRYERFLASRPRGAENVAIAEVIERARWTGARAHILHLSSSDALPMLATAKRDGVKISVETCPHYLTLLAEEIPNGATAFKCCPPIREASNRELLWQGLLDGTIDCIVSDHSPSTVDLKDVENGDFGVAWGGVASLQLGLSLIWTEAKRRGIALTQVIDWMAAKPAALAGLNTKGKIALGYDADFAIFEPESAQVVDVHKLHHKNPISPYDGRALAGVVRGTWLRGKKIDFQTAQGRMLRRGGV